TGGGCAGGTCAACCACGATGCGGGTGGGGTTAACCAGCAGTTGAGCCCGAGGCTGCACTTGGCCGTCGGTGGTGAACACTAGCTGATTGGTTTCAGCATCAAACCACCAATATTGCAGGGTTGCAGCCCTAACGGGGGCAGCCACAACTAGGGCACCCAGAGTTGCTAACGCTCCTGAGGTGAGCCCTAAGGTGAGCCATCTTGACTCCATAAGCACGACCAAAACACGACCAAGACCTAAGCCACCCGACAGTATAACGATGAGAACCGAAGTGGCATCCGTAGGCCATAGGTTCTAGCGAAAAATTTGAAAGGGGATGTTAGTATGAGCGTACCAAATTGACTCTGCCATGCTCGACCTGATGAAGCTGGCCCGGCAGATGCAGGGCATTAGCCAGCACCTTAGCCAGGAGGCTGCTGCCGCCCAAGAGCGCATAACGGCAGCCCGCCAGCTGTTGGCGATCGCCGCCACCCATCAGCCCGATTTGGTTGCCAAGGCCGAAATTTGGGGCGATCGCGCTCCCTTCACCGCCGCACAGCCCACTGAAGCCCTCACCGTTCGCAGCGTCATCGCTGCCGCCCCCGAGGCCCACACCGTCATCGCTACCGACGGGTCGCAAATTTCCCCCAGCCACCACGAGATTGCCTACTGCTATTTAATTAATGTGGGCCGCGTCGTGCTCCATTACGGCCAGAGCCGATTTCCAATGCTCGATAGCCTGCCAGAGGTGGTGTATCGCGCCGAAGATCTCTACCTGTCGCGTCAGTGGGGCATCAGCACCGAAGAATGGATGGGCCATCGCCGCACCGTGGCCGAGGCCGTGGTGCTGGCCGAAGTGGGGGAAGCCGTTCACAATAGCCTAGTTGAAGCCAACTCCAGAGCAGACAGGGTGCCTGTGCTGGCTTTAGTCGATGGGTCGCTGATCTACTGGTTTTTGGAGGCGCTGCCGGGAGAGGCGCGCGATCGCATTCTCCTTCCCATCCTTGACTCGTGGGAGCGGCTGCGGCGGCAAAACATACCGTTGGTGGGCTATCTCAGCGCCAGCCGCAGCGGCGAAGCGATGAACTTTTTGCGGTTTGCGGCTTGCCCGTTTTTGCAGCCCGATTGCCAAACTCATTGCAGTAGCGACGAGGGCAACCAGGCCGACCGAGCCCCCTGCGGTCGGTTTTTGCCGCTGCGGGATGCGACATTCTGGGCGACAGAACTAGCCCCTGGGGAACGCAGCCCCTTCTGGCGCAGCACCGCCAGCATTTTGGATCTGTACGGCGACCATCGGGTGTACTTTTGCTATCTCAATGTCGGCCCTGAAGTGGCGCGGGTGGAAGTGCCCCAGTGGGTGATGGCAGACGAAGCGCTGTGTGAAATGGCGCTCAGAATGGTGCTCACCCAGGTGCAAAAAGGGTATGGGTATCCGGTGACGCTAGCGGAAGCGCACAATCAGGCGGTGGTTAAGGGGGGCGATCGCAGCCGTTTTTTTGCCTTACTTGAGCAAGAAATGATTCGTGCCGGGCTCAAGAATGTTGGCACCTCCTACAAAGAAGCCCGCAAGCGCGGCAGCATTGCCTGAGCCTGACTATTCTAAAAACCTTCAAAAACCCATAACAAACCGATCGGTAAACCAAGCGGTCAAAACCTATGTTAAGCAGTATTTCGGAATAGGATGCTGTCAGGGTGTAGTCGACGGTGAATTTGCAGGCTGGGGTCAGTCTGCGTCTGCGTTTGCCGTCGCCAACGACCGATAGAGCTCTATGCCGATGCGTACCCTTGCCATGCCCCCCCAGTCCCCCGACTCTCTTTCTCAGGGCGATCCGGATGGCGATCCCTCTGCCTTTGAACTGGTGGATATGGCCGCTGCCCTTGACCAGGGCACGGCCGCTGTGCCGCCGCGCCGGGCCACCAAATGGGTTTGCACGCGAGTGCTGACGGGCCACAGCAGCTGGGTGCGATCGGTAGCCGTGAGCTCCGACGGCAACTTTATCGTCAGCGGCGGCGGTGACAAAACCGTGCGGGTGTGGAACCTGGCTACGGGTCACACCATGCGGGTGATCGACAACCATCGAGCCTGGGTACGGGCCGTCGCCGTGAGCCCCGATCGCACCTGCTTTGCCAGCGTCAGCAACGACAACACCATTCGCCTATGGGATTTCACTACCGGAGAAGCCTGGGGCGAGATGGAGGGGCACACCAACTGGGTGCGGGCCGTCGCCTTTAGCCCCAACGGCAAGTACCTATTTAGCGGCGGCCAAGACCACAAAATTTGCGTTTGGCGGCTGCGCGATCGCACCCTTGTGCACCAATTCAATGGCCATACCCACTGGGTACGCTCCATCGCCGTTAGCCACGATGGCACTACGGTGATTAGCGGCAGCCAAGACCAAACCATTCGCCTCTACCGCATTCAGGGTAAGGGACACAACCACGTGCTCACGGGTCATACCGGCGAGGTGCTGGCGGTGGCAGCCAGTCCCAACAACTGGCTGCTGGCCAGCGCCAGCGCTGACTGCACCGTGCGTTTTTGGAAACTCAACAGCGGCCGCCAGACTACCTGCTTCAAGGCCCACCCGGCCCCGGTCAACAGCCTCGCCTTTAACCCTGATGGCAAGCTGCTGGCCACCGCCAGCAACGACAGCACCATTCGCCTGTGGAACATGGAGCAGGGCCGCCTAACGACCATTTTGCATGGCCACGAGGGCTGGGTTTGGGGAGTAGATTTTGCCCCCAACGGCAAAACCTTGGTCAGCGCCGGATGGGATGGCACCGTTCGTATTTGGCAAGAAGAGTGATGGTTTGGAGCGTTCTTAGTTTTGAGTTTTGAATGCGGTGCTTAACTCAACACTCAAAACTCTAAAGGCCTACCGTCGCTCGCACATACTCTCGGCGCATGGATGCGATCGCATCGATCGAGATTCCTTTGGGGCATACCGCCTGGCATTCGCCGTGGTTAGAGCAGTCGCCAAAGCCTTCGGCGGCCATCTGGTTGCTCATGGCTAGCACCCGCTGGTGACGTTCAGGATGGCCTTGGGGAAGCAAGGCCAGGTGAGCTACTTTGGCAGCGGTGAATAGGGAGGCTGAGGCGTTGGGACAGGCCGCGATACAGGCCCCGCAGCTGATGCAGGCGGCGTAGTCAAAGGCAGCATCGGCGTTGGCCTTAGGTACGGGGATAGCGTTGGCCTCTGGAGCTGAGCCGGTTTTGACGGAGATGTAGCCCCCGGCCATGATGATGCGATCGAGCGCGGCCCGTTCTACAACCAGATCCTTAATGACGGGGAAGCCCTTAGCCCGCCAGGGTTCGACAGTGATTTCGTCGCCATCTTTAAAGTGGCGTAGGTAGAGCTGGCAGGTAGCGGTCTGGGGCAGCCCACCGTGGGCTTTGCCGTTAATCATCACGCCGCAGGAACCGCAGATGCCCTCGCGGCAGTCGTGGTCAAACTCCACCGGCACCTCGCCCGCGTGAATTAGCTGCTCGTTGAGCACGTCGAGCAGCTCTAAAAACGACATATCGGGGTGGGCATCGGCCACGGTGTAGGTGCGGAACTGGCCAGGAGTGCTGGCATCGGTCTGGCGCCAAACCTTGAGGTGAAGTTGCATGGGAAGGCTGCTGCGGGGGGAATAAGGCTGCTAATTCTAGTGTAGTCCTCCCATCGGGCGGACGCCTTTCTAAAGTTCGCTTAGAAGGCTATTGCCTGCACGTTTTGGGATCTGGGGATGGATTTAATGACTTTTGTGAGGTTACTGGTCCCGAACCATTCTTCCTGGGAACTGGCCTACTGCAATGCCCCGAGTTGCCCCCGCCAGTGGTATAAATCATGCAGTTTTAACAAAGCAGCTATGGGCAAGAAGGCTGGCAATAGTTCTGGAAGTGACCGTCACGCCTACCGTGAGTTTGGCCCTACTGACCCCATGGCACGGGGCGTGCCCGATCGCGCCCCCAATCAGCAAACCGTGCGGGTGCAGGTCAGCCGCAAAGGGCGCGGCGGTAAAACCGTCACCATCATCAACGGGTTTCAGCACAGCCCCGACCAGCTTACGGCCCTGGCCAAGCAGCTCAAGGCTCAGTGTGGCACTGGCGGTACCGCCAAAGACGACACTATTGAAATTCAGGGCGACCATGCCCAAAAGCTAGTCGAACTCCTGGTGGCCAAGGGCTATCAGGCCAAACGGAGCGGAGGTTGAAGGGTATGGGCAAGATGGGTAGGGGATGGCGGCGATCGCTGCTAGGTTTCGGCGCGGCGCTGATTCTGGTATTGGGCGGCTCAGGGCTAACGCCTTTTTTGCCTAAGGCGGCAGCGACAGTTCCGTCTGAGGTAGCGGCTCAGGCTACTGGCTCTAAGCAGGAGTTAGGTGGCGAGGCGGATTCTAGGCCCATCCTGCCGCAGCCCGCTCTCCCACGGCCCGTGATTCCCATTGACATTCAAAGCCACTGGGCAAAGGACTGCATCACGGCCCTGGCTGAACAGCACCTGGTTACCCCCGACGCCAGAGGGCTGTTTTACCCAGATGACCCGATTCTCTGGGGCGACTACGTGACGCTGTTGAACCTGATTTCGCCTGCAGGGCCAGCTCAGGAATGGGCTAACCCGCTAGAGCGGGCGTTGGGGGCTCAGACCGCGCCCACGGTGGCAGCCCACTACCCCGATGCTTACTTTCAGCGCGATCGCCCTCTGGTTCGGGCCGAGGGCATTATGGCCCTGGCTACCAAGCTGGGCGGCAGCTACCAAATTGCTGCCAACACAATCATCAACGCTAGCCTAGAGGATGGCCGCCAGGTACCTGTCTACGCTCGCGAAGGGGTGGCCACTGCCCTCACCCAGGGCGTGGTGGTGAACTATCCCCAGAGCAACCGCCTCAACTCTACCCAGCGACTCACCCGCGGCGAAGCGGCAGCTCTGTTGTGCCGCGCCGCACCGAACCCTGCCCTGCGCCAGACGATTGACCCTGCCTGGGTGGTCCAAGCCCAGACTCCTGCCGTGGCCCCGCCCGCCCGCGAGACGCGCGGCGTGTGGCTGACTAATGTGGATAGCCAGGTGCTGTTTTCCACGGAGGTGCTGCAGGCGGCGGTAACCCGTCTGGCCGACCTCAACTTCAACACGATTTATCCGGTGGTGTGGAATTATGGCCATACCCTCTACCCCAGCGCCACCGCCCGGCGCGAGCTAGGGGTGAGTCAGCACCTCTACGGCGATCTGCGCGCGCCCGGCCCCGCTAGCGAAAGCGATCGCGACATGATGCGGGAGGCGATCGCCATGGGCCACGCCCGGGGCATGGCCGTGGTGCCCTGGTTTGAGTTTGGCTTCATGGCCCCCGCCAACTACGAACTCTACCGCCGCCACCCCGACTGGTTTACCCAAAAGCGAGTTGAGCCAGAGCCCTCTGAGGCAGAGCCCCTTGCCCCCCGCGATTCCAGGCGTCCGGGGGATGTGCCTAAGCTGGCCGCTGGTCTAGACGCTAAACAGGCTGCCAAGCTACCCCCCGCGCTGGATGCCCCCAAGGCGGGGGAACTGGCTCGCGAAAAGCACCGGGCCGACCAATGGCTTGCCCAAGACGACTTTCTTCCTGACCCTGACGTGGTGAACGACCCCGGCATTTGGATGGAGGGCAACGTGATTCCGCGCCGCTGGATGAACCCGTTTCACCCCCAGGTGCAGAAGTTTCAGCTAGAGCTGATTAACGAACTGGTCTCGAACTACGAGGTAGATGGCTTTCAGTTCGATGACCACCTAGGGTTGCCGGTGGACTTCGGCTACGACCCCTTCACCATCAACCTGTACCGGGCTGAGCACAACGGTCAGGCTCCGCCTAACGACTCCCAAGATGCCGAGTGGATGACCTGGCGGGCCGACAAAATTTCCGACTTTTTGGCCGAGGTTCACAAGCTGGTGAAGGCGCGGCGGCCCAATGCAGTGGTGTCGATTTCGCCCAATCCCTACCCGTTTGCCTTTACTAACTACCTGCAAGACTGGCCCACCTGGGTCAACCGAGGCATTGTCGATGAGCTGGTGATTCAGGTCTATCGCAGCGACCAAAACCGCTTTATGTGGGAGATGAATAAACCCTCGATCCAGGCGGCGCGGCGCAAAATTCCGGTGAACATTGGCATTCTCAGCGGTCTGCGATCGGCTCCGGTAAAGATGGACTTCATTACTGACCAGATGGCGGCGGTGCGCGATCGCGCCTACTCTGGCATGTCGTTCTTCTTCTACGAGTCGCTGTGGATTTCGCCACCGCCAGAGACCGCCGAGCAGCGGATTGGCAAACTCCAGCAAGCTTTTGCTAGACCAGCTACGCGCCCCAGTCTGTAGCTATTTCGGTTAGGACGACAGTGAGTATAGAACTGAATCTGACTGTTTGTTGAAATACAGCAGGAAGATAGCAGAGCTGCTTGAGTTGTAGGGCTATCATTTGATGCGTTTACCGCCTCATTGACCCAACCTCAATTGAGTAGAAAAGTGCTGGGCATAGCTGAAACGTCGACTTCGAAGATAACTTCTTGTCTCAGCAAACCTACGCGATACTATGGACGCTGTGCTCGGACAAGCTGCGTAACAGTAGCTACAGCCATAACAAAGGATCATCGCTGATCACCTAGTTTAAAGCACAACTTTTCAGCCCACCGCAAGGACTAGATCTATCATCTGCCTTGTAATCGCCTTGAGTTTGGCCATCTTAAACCAGAATGTTTGAGATGCTTACCATATCTTGTACTAATATTGAAGTTGTATTTTGCTCAATAAGCTATACATTAAGTGAAAATGTTGAGATCAGAAACAATATGTGCATACAAACAGCCCTCAGTCCACCTCAAGGGGACAATAAACAGTACACACACTAAAAATTAGACTTGACCCTGATTAGCAAGCTCTTTTAACTATCGTGGAGTACGAAAAATGGATAAAAGACTGACAGGTTGGTTGCCAGATAAGCCTGATATTAATGACTACAGTCTCAAAACTGATCAAATTAATGCCTTAGTTAGGCAAATTCAAATTTTGAGAGGTTTTGACAGTTTTCTTGAATCTCTTGAGGCAACATCTAATCCTCTCAGTGGCACTCCGCTTGCTAGGGTAGGAAAGTCTTTTCAAAATATACCGATCAAAGTCAAAGGAGTTAAAATTCCACTTCGAGAAGCTATTTCTTATCTGCGTAAGGATGTCGAAATTATTTCACGCGGCCTAACCGCTGGTATTGATCTAATCGGTGTCAGCCCAAACCCAAACGCTAAGAAGTCTGACTCTCTAATTCCTTTGATTCCCCCTATCAGTCCTAAAGCTTTTGATCTTTTTATTGAAAATAAAATCATTAATACGGACAACTCCAACGAAAAAAAATTCAGCAAATATAATGAAGAAGATTTGATAAAAGCTCGGCAAGTTCTTCATCAGATGGCACCTATGGCCAAGCATGGTAGAGGCCTTGCTTTAGAACAAAAAGTTGAAGAGCTAAGCAATCAATCATCTTTTGAATCCGATCTGTCTTTCAAAACTTTGAGGCCGGAAAATATCATCGAGATAAATCCGGTGACCATGTATAATCTGCTTAACAAAGAAGGATTGCCAAAAGCAGGAATAGCAGGAAGTTCACCCTCTGATACTCAACACGGGGAAAATTCAGTAGACAAGGTACCACCGCTTCGCATTCCTCTAAACGGCAACCTATCTAGCCAGCTTCGAGAAAAATCCGTTCAAAATTATATTTTGCCGGATATTGTCGACCTGAGCTATTGGTGTTCTCCGGTCAAGCTTCAGAAGGAATTCAACTCTTGTACTAGCCATGCTGTGGCTGCATTAGTTGAATATTTTCAAA
This genomic interval from Nodosilinea sp. FACHB-141 contains the following:
- a CDS encoding DNA double-strand break repair nuclease NurA; protein product: MLDLMKLARQMQGISQHLSQEAAAAQERITAARQLLAIAATHQPDLVAKAEIWGDRAPFTAAQPTEALTVRSVIAAAPEAHTVIATDGSQISPSHHEIAYCYLINVGRVVLHYGQSRFPMLDSLPEVVYRAEDLYLSRQWGISTEEWMGHRRTVAEAVVLAEVGEAVHNSLVEANSRADRVPVLALVDGSLIYWFLEALPGEARDRILLPILDSWERLRRQNIPLVGYLSASRSGEAMNFLRFAACPFLQPDCQTHCSSDEGNQADRAPCGRFLPLRDATFWATELAPGERSPFWRSTASILDLYGDHRVYFCYLNVGPEVARVEVPQWVMADEALCEMALRMVLTQVQKGYGYPVTLAEAHNQAVVKGGDRSRFFALLEQEMIRAGLKNVGTSYKEARKRGSIA
- a CDS encoding WD40 repeat domain-containing protein, with translation MPMRTLAMPPQSPDSLSQGDPDGDPSAFELVDMAAALDQGTAAVPPRRATKWVCTRVLTGHSSWVRSVAVSSDGNFIVSGGGDKTVRVWNLATGHTMRVIDNHRAWVRAVAVSPDRTCFASVSNDNTIRLWDFTTGEAWGEMEGHTNWVRAVAFSPNGKYLFSGGQDHKICVWRLRDRTLVHQFNGHTHWVRSIAVSHDGTTVISGSQDQTIRLYRIQGKGHNHVLTGHTGEVLAVAASPNNWLLASASADCTVRFWKLNSGRQTTCFKAHPAPVNSLAFNPDGKLLATASNDSTIRLWNMEQGRLTTILHGHEGWVWGVDFAPNGKTLVSAGWDGTVRIWQEE
- a CDS encoding succinate dehydrogenase/fumarate reductase iron-sulfur subunit; translation: MQLHLKVWRQTDASTPGQFRTYTVADAHPDMSFLELLDVLNEQLIHAGEVPVEFDHDCREGICGSCGVMINGKAHGGLPQTATCQLYLRHFKDGDEITVEPWRAKGFPVIKDLVVERAALDRIIMAGGYISVKTGSAPEANAIPVPKANADAAFDYAACISCGACIAACPNASASLFTAAKVAHLALLPQGHPERHQRVLAMSNQMAAEGFGDCSNHGECQAVCPKGISIDAIASMRREYVRATVGL
- a CDS encoding translation initiation factor yields the protein MGKKAGNSSGSDRHAYREFGPTDPMARGVPDRAPNQQTVRVQVSRKGRGGKTVTIINGFQHSPDQLTALAKQLKAQCGTGGTAKDDTIEIQGDHAQKLVELLVAKGYQAKRSGG
- a CDS encoding glycoside hydrolase family 10 protein; the encoded protein is MGKMGRGWRRSLLGFGAALILVLGGSGLTPFLPKAAATVPSEVAAQATGSKQELGGEADSRPILPQPALPRPVIPIDIQSHWAKDCITALAEQHLVTPDARGLFYPDDPILWGDYVTLLNLISPAGPAQEWANPLERALGAQTAPTVAAHYPDAYFQRDRPLVRAEGIMALATKLGGSYQIAANTIINASLEDGRQVPVYAREGVATALTQGVVVNYPQSNRLNSTQRLTRGEAAALLCRAAPNPALRQTIDPAWVVQAQTPAVAPPARETRGVWLTNVDSQVLFSTEVLQAAVTRLADLNFNTIYPVVWNYGHTLYPSATARRELGVSQHLYGDLRAPGPASESDRDMMREAIAMGHARGMAVVPWFEFGFMAPANYELYRRHPDWFTQKRVEPEPSEAEPLAPRDSRRPGDVPKLAAGLDAKQAAKLPPALDAPKAGELAREKHRADQWLAQDDFLPDPDVVNDPGIWMEGNVIPRRWMNPFHPQVQKFQLELINELVSNYEVDGFQFDDHLGLPVDFGYDPFTINLYRAEHNGQAPPNDSQDAEWMTWRADKISDFLAEVHKLVKARRPNAVVSISPNPYPFAFTNYLQDWPTWVNRGIVDELVIQVYRSDQNRFMWEMNKPSIQAARRKIPVNIGILSGLRSAPVKMDFITDQMAAVRDRAYSGMSFFFYESLWISPPPETAEQRIGKLQQAFARPATRPSL